Proteins from a genomic interval of Kribbella aluminosa:
- a CDS encoding multidrug effflux MFS transporter: MSLTAERPPQTRDGAALTATVLGTVVLITAIAPLATDMYVPAFPLVTRDLDASAAEVQLTLTTFFVGMALGQLLGGPFSDRAGRRRPLLVSLMVLTVASALCAFSPSIGLMMLARLVQGFSGGWAMVIARSVVVDLTSGARMVRTLNLVSGIAGVAPIAGPLIGAAILQLSHWRVSFWVVAALAAVMVVTVAIGVPETLRHPGAPPRWSGQVLQNRAFTGYLVVFAFSMGTIFAYVATSAFVLQSMNGLSPVVYSVDFALNAVGLTVATLVAARLADRVPTRTVVGAGLIATAVAGAALLVGAVWFAMPLPVALIGFFVLMTAQGLVGPNAGALASAQVPDHPGTGSALLGFLQWCTAGVIAPLAGLGGERSAVPMAAIVLALTSFSLLALSTNQKGSLPCVES; encoded by the coding sequence ATGAGCCTGACCGCCGAGCGACCACCGCAGACCCGCGACGGCGCCGCGCTGACCGCAACCGTGCTGGGCACGGTCGTACTGATCACCGCGATCGCCCCGCTGGCCACGGACATGTACGTCCCGGCGTTTCCGCTCGTCACCCGCGACCTCGACGCGAGCGCCGCCGAAGTACAGCTGACGCTGACCACGTTCTTCGTCGGCATGGCACTGGGCCAGCTGCTCGGCGGCCCGTTCTCGGACCGGGCCGGGCGCCGGCGTCCCCTCCTGGTCTCGCTCATGGTGTTGACCGTCGCGTCGGCACTGTGCGCGTTCAGCCCGTCCATCGGCCTGATGATGCTCGCCCGGCTGGTCCAGGGGTTCAGTGGCGGCTGGGCGATGGTCATCGCCCGGTCCGTGGTCGTGGACCTGACCTCCGGAGCCCGGATGGTCCGGACCCTGAACCTGGTGTCCGGAATCGCCGGTGTCGCCCCGATCGCCGGACCCCTGATCGGCGCGGCCATCCTGCAACTGTCGCACTGGCGGGTGTCCTTCTGGGTCGTCGCCGCCCTTGCCGCGGTGATGGTCGTCACGGTCGCGATCGGCGTACCGGAAACGCTCCGGCACCCCGGCGCTCCGCCCCGGTGGTCCGGTCAGGTACTACAGAACCGCGCGTTCACCGGCTACCTGGTCGTGTTCGCGTTCTCGATGGGCACGATCTTCGCGTACGTCGCCACGTCCGCGTTCGTGCTGCAGTCGATGAACGGCCTCTCCCCGGTCGTCTACTCGGTCGACTTCGCGCTCAACGCGGTCGGGCTGACCGTAGCCACGCTGGTCGCCGCACGACTGGCCGATCGCGTCCCGACACGGACCGTCGTCGGTGCAGGGCTGATCGCGACTGCCGTGGCGGGCGCGGCGCTGCTGGTCGGGGCGGTCTGGTTCGCCATGCCGCTCCCGGTCGCACTGATCGGGTTCTTCGTCCTGATGACGGCCCAGGGCCTCGTCGGCCCGAACGCCGGGGCGCTCGCCTCCGCGCAGGTGCCCGACCACCCGGGGACCGGTTCGGCGCTGCTCGGCTTCCTGCAGTGGTGCACGGCCGGCGTCATCGCCCCGCTCGCGGGTCTCGGTGGTGAACGTTCCGCCGTACCGATGGCGGCCATCGTGCTCGCCCTGACCAGCTTTTCCCTGCTAGCTCTCAGCACCAACCAGAAAGGTTCTCTCCCATGCGTGGAGTCATGA
- a CDS encoding helix-turn-helix transcriptional regulator, with product MDNKAEVREFLTSRRAKLTPADVGLPAVGQRRVPGLRRSEVAVLAGVSIEYYAKLERGAIGGASSAVLEAIAQALRLDDTERAHLLDLARAADGIPTSGRPRRRATTQTTSRASLHWALEAITDGVAFVRNPAQDLLATNALGRVFYSPVIGEGGRTPNLARFQFLDPASRDFYPDWELFAHMCVAIMRAEAGRDPHDRGLQDLVGELSTQSETFRRLWGSHDVRTHGTGTKRFQHPEVGELTLAYEELAVTAEPGLILMLYTAEPGSSSAEKLRLLASLAAEVTPASG from the coding sequence ATGGACAACAAGGCCGAGGTGCGGGAGTTCCTGACCTCGCGGCGGGCGAAGCTGACGCCGGCCGACGTCGGGCTCCCGGCGGTAGGCCAGCGGCGCGTCCCCGGCCTGCGGCGCAGCGAAGTCGCCGTACTCGCCGGAGTCAGCATCGAGTACTACGCCAAGCTCGAACGGGGAGCGATCGGCGGAGCATCGTCCGCGGTACTCGAGGCGATCGCGCAGGCGCTCCGGCTGGACGACACCGAGCGCGCGCACCTGCTCGACCTCGCGCGGGCCGCCGACGGCATCCCGACCTCCGGCCGGCCCCGGCGCCGAGCGACCACCCAGACCACCTCGCGGGCCAGCCTGCACTGGGCGCTGGAGGCGATCACCGACGGGGTCGCGTTCGTCCGCAACCCGGCGCAGGACCTGCTCGCCACGAACGCGCTCGGCCGGGTGTTCTATTCGCCGGTGATCGGCGAAGGCGGCCGGACGCCGAACCTGGCCCGGTTCCAGTTTCTCGATCCGGCGTCGCGGGACTTCTACCCCGACTGGGAACTGTTCGCGCACATGTGCGTCGCGATCATGCGCGCCGAGGCCGGCCGCGATCCGCACGACCGCGGTCTGCAGGACCTGGTCGGTGAGCTGTCGACGCAGAGCGAGACGTTCCGCCGGCTGTGGGGTTCGCACGACGTCCGGACGCACGGCACCGGTACGAAGCGCTTCCAGCACCCCGAGGTCGGAGAGCTCACCCTGGCCTACGAGGAACTCGCCGTCACCGCGGAGCCCGGCCTGATCCTGATGCTCTACACGGCCGAGCCCGGCTCGTCGTCGGCGGAAAAGCTGCGCCTGCTCGCCTCGCTCGCCGCGGAGGTCACGCCCGCGTCAGGCTGA
- a CDS encoding ATP-binding cassette domain-containing protein, with amino-acid sequence MTTSAIAVTGLRKAFGDKTVLDGIDFDVPAGTVFALLGPNGAGKTTTVHVLTTLIKADGGTVRVAGYDVANDAKAVRSAIGVTGQFAAVDELLTGRENLQLMVDLSPVNADKRIVDNLLERFELTEAADKSAATYSGGMRRKLDLAMTLVGNPELIFLDEPTTGLDPRSRRTMWTIIRELLADGVTIFLTTQYLDEADQLADRIAVLDKGRLVAQGTPDELKRQLPGTHVRFRFDSVADLDMAARIFPDSTRDDDALALRVPSDGGTRSVRGLLDRLDEYSLNAGEFSVNTPDLDDVFLALTGHDTTEVPAK; translated from the coding sequence ATGACAACTTCGGCGATCGCGGTCACAGGACTGCGCAAGGCATTCGGTGACAAGACCGTGCTCGACGGCATCGACTTCGATGTTCCCGCGGGTACCGTCTTCGCGCTGCTGGGCCCGAACGGGGCCGGCAAGACCACAACGGTGCACGTTCTGACCACTCTGATCAAGGCCGACGGCGGTACCGTCCGGGTCGCCGGGTACGACGTCGCGAATGACGCCAAGGCGGTCCGGTCCGCGATCGGCGTCACCGGGCAGTTCGCGGCCGTCGACGAGCTGCTGACCGGGCGCGAGAACCTCCAGCTGATGGTGGACCTGAGCCCGGTCAATGCCGACAAGCGGATTGTCGACAATCTGCTGGAGCGCTTCGAGCTGACCGAGGCGGCCGACAAGTCCGCGGCGACCTACTCCGGCGGTATGCGCCGCAAGCTCGACCTGGCGATGACGCTGGTCGGCAACCCGGAGCTGATCTTCCTGGACGAGCCGACCACCGGCCTGGACCCGCGCAGCCGGCGGACGATGTGGACGATCATCCGCGAACTGCTGGCCGACGGCGTGACGATCTTCCTCACCACGCAGTACCTCGACGAGGCCGACCAGCTGGCCGACCGGATCGCGGTCCTCGACAAGGGCCGGCTGGTTGCCCAGGGCACCCCGGACGAGCTGAAGCGGCAACTGCCCGGCACCCACGTCCGGTTCCGCTTCGACTCGGTCGCGGACCTGGACATGGCTGCCCGGATCTTCCCGGATTCGACCCGCGACGACGACGCGCTCGCGCTGCGGGTCCCCAGCGACGGCGGTACCCGGTCCGTCCGCGGACTGCTCGACCGCCTCGACGAGTACTCGCTGAACGCCGGCGAGTTCTCCGTCAACACCCCTGATCTGGATGACGTCTTCCTGGCCCTGACCGGCCACGACACCACGGAGGTACCCGCGAAATGA
- a CDS encoding ABC transporter permease, whose translation MKNPSMVMLRRNLKHLARNPTSVFNAVLMPVVVMLMFVYMLGDAFSVGVPYVDYATPGMLLLAVCYGLGAVATAVNSDMTKGIINRFKVMDVPRGAVLTGHVIASVLTNLIAIAAIIGVAFALGFHPSASFAQWLGVIGLVVLLGIATAWLTVALGLFAKSPETAGLASVPLVMLPFFSSAIVPADKMGPGVKQFAQYQPFTPIIESLRGLLNGAPHTGDLIAAFAWCLGIAVVGYLWATSTFTKRA comes from the coding sequence ATGAAGAACCCCTCGATGGTGATGCTGCGCCGCAACCTCAAGCACCTCGCCCGGAACCCGACGTCCGTGTTCAACGCGGTCCTGATGCCGGTCGTGGTGATGCTGATGTTCGTCTACATGCTCGGTGACGCGTTCAGCGTCGGCGTACCGTACGTCGACTACGCGACGCCCGGCATGCTCCTGCTGGCGGTCTGCTACGGGCTCGGCGCCGTGGCGACCGCGGTGAACTCCGACATGACCAAGGGCATCATCAACCGCTTCAAGGTGATGGACGTGCCCCGCGGCGCGGTCCTCACCGGGCACGTGATCGCCAGCGTGCTGACCAACCTGATCGCGATCGCGGCGATCATCGGGGTGGCGTTCGCGCTCGGGTTCCACCCGTCGGCGAGCTTCGCGCAGTGGCTCGGCGTGATCGGTCTCGTCGTACTGCTCGGCATCGCCACCGCCTGGCTGACCGTCGCGCTCGGGCTGTTCGCCAAAAGCCCGGAGACCGCGGGCCTCGCCTCGGTACCGCTGGTGATGCTGCCGTTCTTCAGCAGCGCGATCGTGCCCGCCGACAAGATGGGCCCGGGCGTGAAGCAGTTCGCGCAGTACCAGCCGTTCACGCCGATCATCGAGTCGCTGCGCGGCCTGCTGAACGGCGCACCGCACACCGGTGACCTGATCGCCGCGTTCGCGTGGTGCCTCGGGATCGCGGTCGTCGGCTACCTCTGGGCGACCTCGACGTTCACGAAGCGAGCGTGA
- a CDS encoding BTAD domain-containing putative transcriptional regulator, producing the protein MWIGMLGPFEVRNDDGNVVDVPGARLRGLLIALALDAGRVVPKATLVDWIWGEQPPADAANALQRLVSRLRKLLPVEGHTDGYRLQLDPDSVDALRFERLLTRARTDRDPQGVRLLREALALWRGPAMQDIGLTESGAFDAAVTRLDGLRLAAMEDRYDAEITLGNGADLVTELTDLVAAHPVRERLVAALMRALVASGRDTEALRVYERTRETLADELGVDPSPELSALHVALLRGELVRRDEKRNTNLREELTTYVGKDADIAAVRDLVAGHRLTSLIGPGGSGKTRLATETARTMLRELPDGAWMVELAAIGADGDVAQATLGALALRDALLGDVPEADPTDRVIAAVRERSMLLILDNCEHVIESAAKFAHRVLGECPRLRVLATSREPLGITGEALWPVVPLALPTETADPAEIDASPAVRLLQDRAGAVRADLVPDPATMARICRALDGMPLAIELAAARLRTMSLEQLANRLDDRFRLLTGGSRTALPRHRTLRAVVDWSWELLSDAERAVLRRLSVFAGGASLEAAEQVCAGIGGGTEGPGGGNNAAVESWEVLDLLTALTEKSLVVAKDDQRYRMLGTIKEYAQQRLDEAGETDETRRTHLGYFTALTETADPHLRRAEQLEWLAILEPDHDNIAAAMRGALTAGEAAGAMRLAAAAGWYWWFAGHKVEGNEFLLAAPALPGDVPDDIRAVVYAFVTGIMTSGRGRDEYDAADWIRKAAEISRRIDNPHPAVTMSQALERLLDGPDQFVTAFEQLLTDDDPWVRALARLQTGKMRIMLGDGERGADLALATALEEFRAIGERWGMSFALTELADRVAVRGEFADACEYHEQAIAVAAEVGATEDVVRMRSRQAQLYWLAGDEDASAAAMAEAQRKAERVAWPEALIELALSKAELAHWKGDVAEAHRQLSQATTVLGHEAERANLRATIEDRLGYLATDLGEVRAHRAAAYRAAIEAGHVPGIAQMLVGIADLALRTGQDEQAARLLGASTAVRGLPDRSNPNVGRIEQETRRRLGDTKFTEASDEGRQASWRDLVEVTLAS; encoded by the coding sequence GTGTGGATCGGGATGCTGGGGCCGTTCGAGGTGCGGAACGACGACGGGAACGTCGTCGACGTACCCGGCGCGCGGTTGCGCGGGTTGCTGATCGCGCTGGCGCTCGACGCCGGGCGGGTCGTTCCGAAGGCGACGCTGGTCGACTGGATCTGGGGTGAGCAGCCGCCGGCGGATGCGGCGAACGCCCTGCAGCGCCTGGTCTCCCGCCTGCGCAAGCTGCTGCCGGTCGAAGGGCACACGGACGGTTACCGGCTGCAGCTCGATCCGGACAGCGTCGACGCCCTACGGTTCGAGCGGCTGCTGACGCGCGCCCGTACCGACCGGGATCCGCAGGGCGTGCGGCTGCTGCGTGAGGCGCTCGCCTTGTGGCGCGGGCCTGCGATGCAGGACATCGGGCTGACCGAGAGCGGCGCGTTCGACGCCGCCGTCACGCGGCTCGACGGGCTCCGGCTGGCCGCGATGGAGGACCGGTACGACGCCGAGATCACGCTCGGCAACGGCGCCGATCTGGTCACCGAGCTGACCGACCTGGTCGCCGCGCACCCGGTCCGCGAGCGCCTGGTCGCGGCCCTGATGCGCGCGCTGGTCGCCTCCGGCCGCGACACCGAGGCGCTGCGCGTGTACGAGCGCACCCGCGAGACCCTCGCCGACGAGCTCGGCGTCGACCCCTCGCCCGAGTTGTCCGCCCTGCACGTCGCGCTGCTCCGCGGGGAGCTGGTACGGCGGGACGAGAAGCGCAACACCAACCTGCGGGAAGAGCTCACGACGTACGTCGGCAAGGACGCGGACATCGCCGCCGTCCGCGACCTGGTCGCCGGGCACCGCCTGACGAGCCTGATCGGACCGGGCGGCTCGGGCAAGACCCGGCTCGCGACCGAGACCGCCCGCACCATGTTGCGGGAGCTGCCCGACGGCGCGTGGATGGTCGAGCTCGCCGCGATCGGCGCCGACGGGGACGTGGCGCAGGCGACGCTGGGCGCGCTCGCGCTGCGGGACGCGCTGCTCGGCGACGTACCGGAGGCGGACCCGACGGACCGGGTGATCGCCGCCGTCCGGGAGCGGTCGATGCTGCTGATCCTGGACAACTGCGAGCACGTGATCGAGTCGGCGGCGAAGTTCGCGCACCGGGTGCTCGGCGAGTGCCCGCGGCTCCGGGTGCTGGCCACGAGTCGCGAGCCGCTCGGTATCACCGGCGAGGCGTTGTGGCCCGTCGTACCGTTGGCTCTCCCAACGGAGACGGCGGATCCGGCCGAGATCGACGCGTCACCGGCGGTCCGGCTGCTGCAGGACCGGGCCGGCGCGGTCCGCGCGGATCTCGTGCCGGACCCGGCCACGATGGCCCGGATCTGCCGGGCGCTGGACGGGATGCCGCTGGCGATCGAGCTGGCCGCGGCGCGGCTGCGCACGATGTCGCTCGAGCAGCTGGCGAACCGCCTCGACGACCGGTTCCGGTTGCTGACCGGCGGGAGTCGTACGGCGCTCCCCCGGCATCGCACGCTGCGCGCGGTGGTCGACTGGAGCTGGGAGCTGCTGTCAGACGCGGAACGTGCGGTACTGCGGCGGCTGTCCGTGTTCGCGGGCGGAGCGAGCCTGGAGGCGGCCGAGCAGGTGTGCGCCGGTATCGGGGGTGGGACCGAAGGGCCTGGGGGCGGGAACAACGCGGCGGTCGAGTCGTGGGAGGTGCTCGATCTGCTGACCGCGTTGACCGAGAAGTCGCTCGTCGTCGCCAAGGACGATCAGCGGTACCGGATGCTCGGCACGATCAAGGAGTACGCCCAGCAACGTCTCGACGAGGCGGGCGAGACCGACGAGACCCGCCGTACCCATCTCGGCTACTTCACCGCCCTGACTGAGACGGCGGACCCACACCTGCGCCGCGCGGAGCAGTTGGAGTGGCTGGCGATCCTGGAGCCCGACCACGACAACATCGCCGCCGCGATGCGGGGCGCCCTGACCGCGGGTGAGGCCGCCGGTGCGATGCGGCTGGCCGCGGCGGCGGGCTGGTACTGGTGGTTCGCCGGGCACAAGGTCGAGGGCAACGAGTTCCTGCTCGCCGCGCCGGCGCTGCCGGGCGACGTACCGGACGACATCCGGGCCGTGGTGTACGCGTTCGTCACCGGCATCATGACGTCCGGCCGCGGGCGCGACGAGTACGACGCGGCGGACTGGATCCGGAAGGCGGCCGAGATCAGCCGGCGGATCGACAACCCGCATCCGGCGGTGACCATGTCGCAGGCGCTGGAACGGCTGCTGGACGGGCCGGACCAGTTCGTGACGGCGTTCGAGCAGCTGCTGACCGACGACGATCCGTGGGTACGGGCGCTGGCCCGGCTGCAGACCGGGAAGATGCGGATCATGCTCGGCGACGGCGAGCGGGGCGCGGATCTGGCGCTCGCGACCGCGCTGGAGGAGTTCCGCGCGATCGGTGAGCGCTGGGGTATGTCGTTCGCGTTGACCGAGCTGGCCGACCGGGTCGCCGTCCGCGGGGAGTTCGCCGACGCGTGCGAGTACCACGAGCAGGCGATCGCGGTGGCGGCGGAGGTCGGCGCGACCGAGGACGTCGTACGGATGCGGTCGCGGCAGGCGCAGCTGTACTGGCTGGCCGGCGACGAGGACGCGAGCGCGGCGGCGATGGCCGAGGCGCAGCGGAAGGCCGAACGGGTCGCCTGGCCGGAGGCGCTGATCGAGTTGGCGTTGTCCAAGGCGGAGCTCGCGCACTGGAAGGGCGACGTGGCGGAGGCGCACCGGCAGCTCTCGCAGGCGACGACGGTGCTCGGGCACGAGGCGGAGCGGGCGAACCTGCGGGCCACGATCGAGGACCGGCTCGGCTATCTGGCGACGGATCTCGGCGAGGTACGGGCGCACCGCGCGGCGGCGTACCGGGCGGCGATCGAGGCCGGGCACGTTCCGGGGATCGCGCAGATGCTGGTCGGGATCGCGGACCTCGCGCTGCGGACCGGCCAGGACGAGCAGGCCGCGCGGTTGCTGGGGGCAAGTACCGCCGTGCGCGGGCTGCCGGACCGGTCGAACCCGAACGTCGGGCGGATCGAGCAGGAGACGCGCCGGCGCCTCGGTGACACGAAGTTCACCGAGGCGTCCGACGAGGGCAGGCAGGCGAGCTGGCGAGACCTCGTCGAGGTCACGCTCGCTTCGTGA
- a CDS encoding alpha/beta fold hydrolase, with the protein MVDPVAEAFGVLVGGGLARRELDRGGGRMLRWVEAGSGTPVVLEAGAMSPVVGYAAVFRGLAADHRVIAYDRAGYGVSDPAPLSVDLQVGDLVALLEAVGPAVLVGHSWGGLLAQFATWDRPDLIRGLVLLDPSHESYWADAAPIPHPDRTQPPATDPRYPEILQTAHELAHDITRTLFPAATEPHDAGAGAGAGAGAGAGGSLDLVGAWLAYLGRDEQRFVWLEELPMILDRLGELRVRRERGVWTGLPVVLLTATKGRPPEWTPRVIATQDQLAGECYGRHQVVPESGHYLQIDVPELVIACVREVGT; encoded by the coding sequence GTGGTCGATCCGGTGGCGGAGGCGTTCGGCGTACTCGTCGGCGGGGGTCTCGCCCGGCGGGAGCTCGACCGCGGCGGCGGGCGGATGCTGCGGTGGGTCGAGGCAGGGAGCGGTACGCCGGTGGTGCTCGAGGCGGGGGCGATGTCGCCGGTGGTCGGGTACGCCGCGGTGTTCCGGGGGCTGGCGGCCGATCATCGGGTGATCGCGTACGACCGGGCCGGGTACGGCGTGAGCGATCCGGCGCCGCTCAGCGTCGATCTCCAGGTCGGCGATCTCGTCGCCCTGCTCGAGGCGGTGGGGCCGGCGGTGCTGGTCGGGCACAGCTGGGGTGGGCTGCTCGCGCAGTTCGCGACCTGGGACCGGCCTGACCTGATCCGCGGTCTGGTCCTCCTGGACCCGTCCCACGAGTCCTACTGGGCCGACGCCGCCCCGATCCCCCACCCCGACCGAACCCAACCCCCGGCAACCGACCCCCGCTACCCCGAGATCCTCCAGACCGCCCACGAACTGGCCCACGACATCACCCGCACCCTGTTCCCCGCCGCCACTGAACCGCACGACGCCGGGGCCGGGGCCGGGGCCGGGGCCGGGGCCGGGGCCGGGGGGAGTTTGGATTTGGTTGGGGCCTGGTTGGCTTATCTGGGGAGGGACGAGCAGCGGTTTGTCTGGCTTGAGGAGTTGCCGATGATTCTGGACCGGCTCGGCGAGCTTCGGGTCAGGCGGGAGCGGGGGGTGTGGACGGGGCTTCCAGTGGTACTTCTGACGGCTACCAAGGGTCGCCCGCCCGAGTGGACGCCTCGTGTGATCGCGACGCAGGACCAGCTCGCCGGCGAGTGCTACGGGCGGCATCAGGTGGTTCCGGAGTCCGGCCATTACCTGCAGATCGACGTCCCGGAGCTGGTGATCGCCTGCGTACGGGAGGTAGGCACCTGA
- a CDS encoding iron chaperone — translation MATTKKKSYGGFTKAEQDAMKEHAKDLKSTEDPGAAQAAKIAAMADADREIAERLNELILEAAPELSPKLWYGMPGWALNGKLICFFQDAAKFKYRYATLGFSDKARLDDGDLWPTSYALTRLTPALEKQIVALVKKAIG, via the coding sequence ATGGCTACCACGAAGAAGAAGTCGTACGGCGGGTTCACCAAGGCCGAGCAGGACGCGATGAAGGAGCACGCGAAGGACCTGAAGAGCACCGAGGACCCGGGCGCCGCGCAGGCCGCGAAGATCGCCGCGATGGCCGACGCGGACCGGGAGATCGCCGAGCGGCTGAACGAGCTGATCCTCGAGGCGGCGCCGGAGCTCAGCCCGAAGCTCTGGTACGGAATGCCCGGCTGGGCGCTGAACGGCAAGCTGATCTGCTTCTTCCAGGACGCCGCGAAGTTCAAGTACCGGTACGCCACGCTCGGCTTCAGCGACAAGGCTCGGCTGGACGACGGTGACCTGTGGCCGACGTCGTACGCGCTGACCCGGCTCACCCCCGCGCTCGAGAAGCAGATCGTTGCTCTGGTCAAGAAGGCGATCGGCTGA
- a CDS encoding GNAT family N-acetyltransferase: protein MYDDFPAELTTERLCLRRWRPSDAENYRALWAERDHRALRQIDADGNPTVEEIRGWLTDNPLAAAPGLGLLPIELRATGEFLGYCGLTVGQATYDEPEIAYELAHRTHGHGYATEAARAVLEAAAGTGRKRLWATVREWNAPSFRVLEKLGFKHSGRVTEDAERGNSIWMTRRLDQV, encoded by the coding sequence GTGTACGACGACTTTCCGGCGGAGCTGACCACCGAGCGCCTGTGCCTGCGCCGCTGGCGTCCGTCCGACGCCGAGAACTACCGCGCGCTGTGGGCCGAACGCGACCACCGCGCCCTGCGCCAGATCGATGCCGACGGCAACCCCACCGTCGAGGAGATCCGCGGCTGGCTGACGGACAACCCGCTGGCCGCGGCCCCCGGCCTCGGCCTGCTCCCGATCGAACTCCGTGCCACCGGCGAGTTCCTCGGGTACTGCGGCCTCACCGTCGGCCAGGCGACGTACGACGAACCCGAGATCGCCTACGAACTCGCGCACCGGACCCACGGCCACGGGTACGCCACGGAGGCGGCCCGGGCCGTGCTGGAAGCCGCCGCCGGCACCGGCCGGAAACGCCTGTGGGCAACCGTTCGTGAATGGAACGCCCCGTCGTTCCGGGTTCTCGAGAAGCTCGGCTTCAAGCACAGCGGCCGCGTCACCGAGGACGCCGAACGCGGCAACTCGATCTGGATGACCCGCCGCCTGGATCAGGTGTAA
- a CDS encoding VOC family protein, with product MLRGRSAKGHWFGTVIDGPDPQALGMFYHQVIGWEIHRNEPNEFVLAVPGNSETYLAFQPQTSVPWARPVWPAAEGRQQMMMHLDIEVGRLDAAVGHAVELGATLADFQPQPNVRVLLDPAGHPFCLYT from the coding sequence ATGCTTCGAGGACGATCCGCGAAGGGGCACTGGTTCGGAACGGTGATCGACGGGCCGGATCCGCAGGCGCTCGGCATGTTCTACCACCAGGTGATCGGCTGGGAGATCCACCGGAACGAGCCGAACGAGTTCGTGCTTGCCGTGCCGGGGAATTCCGAGACGTACCTGGCGTTCCAGCCGCAGACCTCCGTGCCGTGGGCGCGGCCGGTTTGGCCGGCGGCTGAGGGGCGGCAGCAGATGATGATGCATCTGGACATCGAGGTCGGTCGGCTGGACGCCGCGGTCGGGCACGCGGTGGAGCTCGGCGCGACGCTCGCCGACTTTCAGCCGCAGCCGAACGTCCGGGTCCTGCTCGACCCGGCGGGCCATCCGTTCTGCCTTTACACCTGA